CAGCGAGCTTGTCTCGCGCGGATAATAATGCATAGGCGGAAAGTATAGATCAATGGCAGTGCGAATCAGACTGACCCGCAAGGGCGCCAAGAAGAAACCTTTCTACCGCATCGTGGCCGCGGACTCCGAGTCCCCGCGCGACGGCAGCTTCCTCGAGGTGCTGGGCACCTATGATCCGGTCAAGCAGCCGGCCGAGGTGAAGGTGGACAACGCGGCGCTGCAGAAGTGGCTGGACCGGGGCGCCACCGCGTCGGACACCGTGGCCAGCCTGCTCAAGGCCGAGGCCAAGAAGTCCGCCGCGCCCGAGGGCGAG
This region of Desulfarculaceae bacterium genomic DNA includes:
- the rpsP gene encoding 30S ribosomal protein S16, translating into MAVRIRLTRKGAKKKPFYRIVAADSESPRDGSFLEVLGTYDPVKQPAEVKVDNAALQKWLDRGATASDTVASLLKAEAKKSAAPEGETASA